A DNA window from Myripristis murdjan chromosome 19, fMyrMur1.1, whole genome shotgun sequence contains the following coding sequences:
- the LOC115378431 gene encoding alpha-N-acetylgalactosaminide alpha-2,6-sialyltransferase 1-like — MAVLRFQRIFPILVALSVGIIVFSISREHISQSFVSSKTRNTGKDELVVVDVSVFWGKIDSVTSPAVFNTTSQNVSDAMTTDLTTQPTTEHVVTRSITTLGAVGPLRQTVMPLLFRKDFRKMPRWDFDDVYIQDAQPVHTTCAQSVRKSEDESFKKAFIPNIRLFMSKGDINISEWNRLSHFNNPFGFMQFNYTEMKPILDLIPKAQEPLLPPKTEGDGCVRCAVVGTAGILYGSGKGKEIDAHDHVFRVNGAVITGFEDDVGNRTSVYVHTYHSITASLLIFRRYGMKDIPHDEGIKYVQIPEAMRDYHWLNRLLTGNRTISGSYTSKRPWTYYGKQFNESRFYVLHPDFLRYVRNRFLLSRRLNSSHWAIVRPTNGAFAIFLALHTCDVVNIYGFMTEDYKKYPNYYAHRDFRSRVVFYANHDYKLELRTWKKLHDTKIMSLYQRLDSGGDLANNATRNATETKH; from the exons ATGGCAGTGCTACGTTTCCAGAGGATTTTCCCAATACTGGTGGCACTTTCAGTCGGTATCATTGTTTTTAGTATATCAAGAGAACATATCAG CCAGAGTTTTGTCTCAAGCAAAACCAGGAATACAGGCAAAGATGAGTTGGTGGTTGTTGACGTGTCAGTGTTCTGGGGTAAAATCGACAGCGTTACCTCACCTGCTGTGTTCAACACAACAAGTCAGAATGTCTCTGATGCAATGACAACAGACTTGACCACACAGCCAACAACTGAGCACGTGGTCACGAGGAGCATCACCACACTCGGAGCTGTAGGCCCCCTCAGGCAGACCGTCATGCCCTTGCTCTTCAGGAAAGACTTTAGAAAAATGCCCCGGTGGGATTTTGATGATGTTTATATCCAGGATGCCCAACCCGTGCATACA ACCTGTGCCCAGTCTGTGCGGAAGTCTGAAGATGAGAGCTTTAAGAAGGCTTTCATTCCCAACATACGTTTGTTTATGTCCAAAGGCGACATCAACATAAGCGAGTGGAACAGACTTTCCCATTTCAACAACCCCTTTGGTTTCATGCAGTTCAACTATAcgg AGATGAAGCCCATTTTGGATTTGATCCCAAAGGCACAGGAGCCGCTCCTGCCTCCCAAAACAGAGGGTGACGGCTGTGTGCGCTGCGCTGTGGTGGGCACGGCTGGAATCCTCTACGGCTCTGGCAAGGGGAAAGAGATAGACGCCCATGATCATGTGTTTCG GGTGAACGGCGCGGTCATAACCGGTTTCGAGGACGACGTTGGAAACAGAACCTCGGTTTACGTTCACACATACCACTCAATCACAGCATCGCTGCTTATTTTCAGGCGATATGGAATGAAAGACATTCCTCATGATGAG GGTATAAAGTATGTGCAGATTCCTGAGGCTATGAGGGACTACCATTGGCTGAATCGTCTTCTCACTGGAAATAGAACCATTTCTGGCTCATATACCTCCAAACG GCCGTGGACGTACTACGGCAAGCAGTTCAACGAAAGCCGCTTCTATGTTCTGCACCCAGACTTTCTCAGATATGTGCGGAACAG GTTCTTGCTGTCTCGTCGCCTTAATTCATCACACTGGGCCATCGTCAGACCCACCAATGGAGCCTTTGCCATCTTCCTGGCTCTGCACACCTGTGATGTG gTGAATATATATGGATTCATGACAGAGGACTACAAAAAATACCCCAACTACTACGCTCACAGGGATTTCAGAAGCAGAGTTGTCTTCTATGCCAACCATGACTACAAGCTAGAGTTGAGAACATGGAAAAAACTGCATGACACTAAAATCATGAGTCTTTATCAAAGGTTGGACTCAGGAGGAGACCTGGCAAACAACGCCACCAGAAACgccactgaaacaaaacactga